A DNA window from Akkermansiaceae bacterium contains the following coding sequences:
- the yidC gene encoding membrane protein insertase YidC: MYDRKTWVIVALCAGLLAVNLHFSSQQRADEARKKQFIEEAQKATKAAEAASTDPAAAPAAALSSEASLPPTEEETFVLENGKVAFTFTNIGGGIKQALFKDQFQVGSKTRHVIVNDKAAAAIGSFADSKGESFEKTVFAFPKDEEPIPGRKVSYIATLPSGLIVKKTYSLIDPTEPGAPYLLDFDLSVQNEGAGALNLGQWSIFLGEAAPLYQKEDMHQTGFFWRENGSMHFEEVTGFTGGTFSKAKNLITSPNDEAIEFGGVANQFFTTVLRAKNPVAGEVWGRSSTYQLTDGERTLHSIRAGLRLPETNLNQADGVKTFSYRLFIGPKDNTMLRKMDNRESGWGDVMQYGFFSPVSRVLNFILNFLHTGLDKVAKEWSWGLAIIFLTIIVRGAIWPLHAKSTRTMKRMSKLQPEMAKLKEKYPDDPNKLNTEMMGLYKKYGINPVGGCLPMLLQIPIFFGFFRMLQYAVEFRGQGFLWVQDLSQPDTLTHVLNIPINILPIVMGITSFLQIAMTPKTGDKMQQRIIMFMPLIFFFFCYNFASALALYWTTQNIFSIGQTWLMNKIPEPELKPRPDGGKKSWVQRMAERQMELQKAREKGGHGGSGGTGMRDVTPEKKKPRGPRTGG; the protein is encoded by the coding sequence ATGTACGACCGCAAAACCTGGGTGATCGTCGCCCTCTGTGCCGGCCTGCTGGCCGTCAACCTCCACTTCTCCAGCCAGCAACGGGCCGACGAAGCGCGGAAAAAACAGTTCATCGAGGAGGCCCAGAAAGCCACCAAGGCCGCGGAAGCCGCCAGCACCGATCCCGCCGCCGCCCCCGCCGCCGCCCTCAGCAGCGAGGCATCCCTCCCGCCCACCGAGGAGGAAACCTTCGTCCTGGAGAACGGCAAGGTCGCCTTCACCTTCACCAACATCGGCGGCGGCATCAAGCAGGCCCTCTTCAAGGACCAGTTCCAGGTCGGCAGCAAGACCCGCCACGTCATCGTCAACGACAAGGCCGCCGCCGCCATCGGCTCCTTCGCCGACTCCAAGGGAGAATCGTTTGAGAAAACCGTCTTCGCCTTTCCGAAGGACGAGGAGCCCATCCCCGGCAGGAAGGTCAGCTACATCGCCACGCTGCCCTCCGGTCTCATCGTCAAGAAGACCTACTCCCTCATCGACCCCACGGAGCCGGGCGCGCCCTACCTCCTCGACTTCGACCTCTCCGTCCAGAACGAGGGTGCGGGTGCCCTCAACCTCGGCCAATGGAGCATCTTCCTGGGTGAAGCCGCCCCGCTTTACCAGAAGGAGGACATGCACCAGACCGGCTTCTTCTGGCGGGAGAACGGCAGCATGCACTTTGAGGAAGTCACCGGCTTCACCGGCGGCACCTTCTCCAAGGCGAAGAACCTGATCACCAGCCCGAACGATGAGGCCATCGAGTTCGGCGGCGTCGCCAACCAGTTCTTCACCACCGTTCTCCGCGCGAAGAACCCCGTCGCCGGAGAAGTCTGGGGCCGTTCCTCCACCTACCAGCTCACGGATGGGGAAAGGACCCTCCACTCCATCCGCGCCGGCCTCCGCCTGCCGGAGACCAACCTGAACCAGGCGGATGGGGTGAAGACTTTCTCCTACCGCCTCTTCATCGGCCCGAAGGACAACACCATGCTGCGGAAGATGGACAACCGCGAGAGCGGCTGGGGTGACGTCATGCAGTACGGCTTTTTCTCCCCCGTATCCCGCGTCCTCAACTTCATCCTCAACTTCCTCCACACCGGCCTCGACAAGGTGGCGAAGGAATGGTCGTGGGGCCTCGCCATCATCTTCCTGACCATCATCGTCCGCGGTGCCATCTGGCCGCTGCACGCGAAGTCCACCCGCACCATGAAGCGGATGAGCAAGCTGCAGCCGGAGATGGCCAAGCTGAAGGAAAAATACCCGGACGATCCCAACAAGCTCAACACGGAGATGATGGGCCTTTACAAGAAGTATGGCATCAACCCCGTCGGCGGCTGCCTGCCCATGCTCCTGCAGATCCCCATCTTCTTCGGCTTCTTCCGCATGCTCCAGTATGCCGTGGAGTTCCGCGGCCAGGGCTTCCTCTGGGTGCAGGACCTTTCCCAGCCGGACACCCTCACCCACGTCCTCAACATCCCGATCAACATCCTGCCCATCGTCATGGGCATCACCAGCTTCCTCCAGATCGCCATGACCCCGAAGACCGGGGACAAGATGCAGCAGCGCATCATCATGTTCATGCCGCTGATCTTCTTCTTCTTCTGCTATAACTTCGCCTCCGCCCTCGCCCTCTACTGGACCACGCAGAACATCTTCTCCATCGGCCAGACCTGGCTCATGAACAAGATCCCCGAGCCCGAGCTGAAGCCCCGCCCCGACGGCGGCAAGAAAAGCTGGGTCCAGCGCATGGCCGAGCGCCAGATGGAACTCCAGAAAGCCCGTGAAAAGGGCGGCCACGGCGGCAGCGGTGGCACCGGCATGCGCGACGTCACCCCGGAAAAGAAAAAGCCCCGCGGTCCCCGCACCGGCGGCTGA
- a CDS encoding polysaccharide pyruvyl transferase family protein yields MIQQATDAPPAAPGVTFIGAHGNAGDAVITLATTPWIRSLRLEEDTIIFKGGGLGHHANLHELLDSLPREKPLVVAPTSLDAASADILATFPRAHVFCRGAVSLELAEARGISCELAHDLALRTDCTPWRDLPAAGTLNCFRGDVESATNHRPVDNDDISLAAHRAWTPDNCKEAAHDFIRTIAGYRTIHTDRLHVGIIAGLLGRETHLYAGTDHKIPEVYAHSLRHLENVTLHRAEETHVGPAPRAVIIHQSGREDRKASVLELFHKVGNCRMLEAVAPLWESAPANVAVRGCSLSHLRALRLHGGNGPLLVLEDDAKVVPAAYGSWLRTTTLPDDCGAVLLGGDVAHHTPGPGGWHEVLPPFWGSQAVVYNTPLLAKTPFLINALEIIASNQVGPHGNGFGLCYESILLMALQSVGLKLHCRTDHAFTTHEDTSARSGKIEPPRMASVGGRLMVDG; encoded by the coding sequence ATGATCCAGCAGGCCACCGACGCACCTCCCGCCGCCCCCGGAGTCACCTTCATCGGCGCGCATGGCAATGCAGGTGACGCGGTGATCACCCTGGCGACGACGCCGTGGATCCGCTCCCTGCGGTTGGAGGAGGACACCATCATCTTCAAAGGCGGTGGCCTGGGCCACCACGCGAATCTCCACGAGCTGCTGGACAGCCTGCCGCGTGAAAAACCGCTGGTCGTCGCGCCCACCTCCCTGGACGCGGCCTCCGCGGACATCCTCGCCACCTTTCCCCGCGCACATGTCTTCTGCCGCGGCGCGGTGTCCCTGGAACTGGCGGAGGCACGCGGCATCTCCTGCGAACTGGCGCACGATCTGGCGCTCCGCACCGACTGCACGCCATGGCGGGATCTGCCGGCGGCGGGCACGCTGAACTGCTTCCGCGGGGATGTGGAGAGCGCGACGAACCACCGCCCGGTGGACAATGATGACATCTCCCTGGCGGCGCACCGCGCCTGGACACCAGACAACTGCAAGGAGGCGGCCCACGATTTCATCCGCACCATCGCCGGGTACCGCACCATCCACACGGACCGGCTGCATGTGGGCATCATCGCCGGATTGCTGGGGCGCGAAACACATCTGTATGCGGGCACGGACCACAAGATCCCGGAAGTGTACGCACACTCGCTCCGCCATCTGGAAAACGTGACGCTGCACCGCGCGGAGGAGACGCACGTGGGTCCTGCCCCGCGGGCCGTCATCATCCACCAGTCCGGCCGAGAGGACAGGAAGGCATCCGTGCTGGAACTGTTCCACAAGGTGGGGAACTGCCGCATGCTGGAGGCGGTGGCACCCCTGTGGGAAAGCGCACCGGCGAACGTGGCGGTCCGCGGCTGCTCCCTCTCCCACCTGCGCGCGCTGCGCCTGCATGGCGGAAACGGTCCGCTGCTGGTGCTGGAGGATGACGCGAAGGTGGTGCCCGCCGCCTACGGGTCGTGGCTGCGCACGACCACCCTCCCCGACGACTGCGGCGCGGTGCTGCTGGGCGGGGATGTGGCCCACCACACGCCCGGCCCGGGTGGCTGGCACGAAGTTCTCCCGCCATTCTGGGGCAGCCAGGCCGTGGTCTATAACACACCGCTGCTGGCAAAGACACCTTTCCTGATCAACGCGCTGGAGATCATCGCCTCCAACCAGGTGGGTCCGCACGGCAACGGCTTCGGCCTTTGTTACGAATCCATCCTCCTCATGGCGCTGCAAAGCGTGGGGCTGAAACTCCACTGCCGCACGGACCACGCCTTCACCACTCACGAGGACACCTCCGCGCGCAGCGGAAAGATCGAACCGCCCCGCATGGCGAGTGTTGGCGGCAGGTTGATGGTGGATGGTTGA
- a CDS encoding AraC family ligand binding domain-containing protein produces the protein MPPAVHSLLTPAGSTDDEIITPILSGHGFRAEHIASFGKASPPGFWYDQNQPEWVALLQGSASIDFADGTVHLKAGDHLTIPARMKHRVSSTSADATWLALHFQP, from the coding sequence ATGCCGCCAGCCGTCCACTCCCTCCTGACACCCGCCGGAAGCACGGACGACGAGATCATCACCCCCATCCTCTCCGGCCACGGCTTCCGCGCCGAGCACATCGCCTCCTTCGGAAAGGCCAGCCCTCCCGGCTTCTGGTATGACCAGAACCAGCCCGAATGGGTCGCCCTCCTCCAGGGAAGCGCCTCCATCGACTTCGCCGACGGCACCGTCCACCTGAAGGCAGGCGACCACCTCACCATCCCGGCCCGCATGAAGCACCGCGTCTCATCCACCAGTGCGGACGCCACTTGGCTCGCCCTGCATTTCCAGCCATGA
- the yidD gene encoding membrane protein insertion efficiency factor YidD, with the protein MISRAATAFIRAGIRFYQRFLNPLLKAAAGPAAGCRYTPTCSHYFLGAVETHGPLKGSWLGICRIFRCHPWGGYGYDPVPPALTPDGQPRDHSCGCRGHHHH; encoded by the coding sequence GTGATCTCCCGCGCCGCCACCGCCTTCATCCGGGCAGGTATCCGCTTTTACCAGCGGTTCCTCAATCCGCTGCTGAAAGCCGCTGCCGGACCCGCCGCCGGGTGCCGCTACACCCCCACCTGCTCCCACTACTTTCTCGGCGCGGTGGAAACCCACGGCCCCCTCAAGGGGAGCTGGCTGGGAATTTGCCGGATTTTCCGCTGTCATCCGTGGGGGGGCTACGGTTATGACCCCGTGCCGCCGGCCCTGACACCGGACGGACAGCCCCGCGACCACTCCTGCGGATGCCGCGGGCACCACCACCACTAA
- a CDS encoding GNAT family N-acetyltransferase, with protein sequence MTGFRITTAHEGHHVGLRAATDAVARERKYLAGVKVPPLEASVAFYRSLAKAGFPHLVAEDDGRVVGWCDVTPVFGDARSHVGVIGLGLLPDYRGKGHGRTMMEEAVRRSWELGLTRLELTVRVDNANAIALYEKLGFHTEGTKRAAIRIDGIYHDVLMMALVREG encoded by the coding sequence ATGACGGGATTCCGGATCACCACGGCGCATGAGGGGCATCATGTCGGGCTGCGTGCGGCGACGGACGCGGTGGCGCGTGAGCGGAAATATCTGGCCGGGGTGAAAGTGCCGCCGCTGGAGGCGTCCGTCGCTTTTTACCGCAGCCTGGCAAAGGCGGGTTTCCCGCATCTGGTGGCGGAGGATGACGGCCGTGTGGTGGGCTGGTGCGATGTGACGCCGGTCTTCGGCGATGCGCGTTCCCATGTGGGGGTCATCGGGCTGGGCCTGCTGCCGGACTACCGCGGGAAAGGCCACGGCCGCACGATGATGGAGGAGGCGGTCAGGAGGTCATGGGAGCTGGGCCTCACCCGGCTGGAACTGACGGTGCGGGTGGACAATGCGAACGCGATCGCGCTTTACGAAAAGCTGGGCTTCCACACGGAGGGGACGAAGCGGGCGGCCATCCGCATCGATGGGATCTATCATGACGTGCTGATGATGGCCCTGGTGAGGGAGGGGTGA
- the rpmH gene encoding 50S ribosomal protein L34: MSKRTYQPSKRTRKAQFGFRARMATKAGRDILRRRRQKGRKRLIPKGVELKYARHTTQHN, from the coding sequence ATGAGCAAACGCACTTACCAGCCATCCAAGCGCACCCGCAAAGCCCAATTCGGTTTCCGCGCCCGCATGGCCACCAAGGCCGGCCGCGACATCCTCCGCCGCCGCCGCCAGAAAGGCCGCAAGCGCCTCATTCCGAAAGGCGTGGAGCTGAAGTACGCCCGCCACACCACCCAGCACAACTGA
- a CDS encoding prepilin peptidase, with the protein MPFPPFDHWLWYIPAIFIGACVGSFLNVVIYRVPLGLSVNEPKRSFCPKCRKPIPMRRNIPLLSWLLLRGKCADCGAPIAFRYFAVELLTAVAFTAVWRFFPPEVVLPLWVMMALVISITFIDAEHMIIPTGLTWSGSVAGLVGCVLWPQLPVMAGFAGDWKSGLLQGGIGWAVGFFGLWVVVELGKKAFGRKAMKFDQPVEWMIKEPVGDQDPMLFVIDGEEIPWWDIFSRKSDRLMVEAGDIRVDGESVGKGTLVIREMEIELPDGTVRKLEEVKSVDGTALSVVIPREAMGMGDVHLLGMIGAFFGWTGVLFSLFAASVFAIVAAVIGRIGFGRQLPFGPFLVMGAVAWMFGGWKLWQWYISLLGPVGP; encoded by the coding sequence GTGCCTTTCCCTCCCTTCGACCACTGGCTTTGGTATATCCCCGCGATCTTCATCGGCGCGTGTGTGGGGTCTTTCCTGAACGTGGTGATCTACCGGGTGCCGCTGGGCCTTTCCGTGAATGAGCCGAAGCGGTCGTTCTGCCCGAAGTGCCGCAAGCCGATCCCGATGCGGCGGAACATCCCGCTGCTGAGCTGGCTGCTGCTGCGCGGGAAGTGCGCGGACTGCGGCGCGCCGATCGCTTTCCGTTACTTTGCCGTGGAACTGCTGACGGCGGTGGCGTTCACGGCGGTGTGGCGGTTCTTTCCGCCGGAGGTGGTGCTGCCGCTGTGGGTGATGATGGCGCTGGTGATCTCCATCACGTTCATCGATGCGGAACACATGATCATCCCTACGGGGCTGACGTGGTCGGGATCGGTGGCGGGTCTGGTAGGCTGCGTGCTGTGGCCGCAACTGCCGGTGATGGCGGGGTTCGCGGGGGATTGGAAAAGCGGGCTGCTGCAGGGCGGCATCGGCTGGGCGGTGGGGTTCTTCGGCCTGTGGGTGGTGGTGGAACTGGGGAAGAAGGCGTTCGGCAGGAAGGCGATGAAGTTCGACCAGCCGGTGGAGTGGATGATCAAGGAGCCGGTGGGTGACCAGGACCCGATGCTGTTCGTGATCGATGGTGAGGAGATCCCGTGGTGGGATATTTTTTCGCGGAAGTCGGACCGCCTGATGGTGGAGGCGGGGGACATCCGCGTGGACGGGGAGTCCGTGGGCAAAGGCACGCTGGTGATCCGCGAGATGGAGATCGAGCTGCCGGACGGCACGGTGAGGAAGCTGGAGGAGGTGAAGTCGGTGGACGGCACGGCGCTGTCCGTGGTGATCCCGCGCGAGGCGATGGGGATGGGGGATGTGCACCTGCTGGGGATGATCGGCGCGTTTTTCGGATGGACGGGGGTGTTGTTCTCGCTGTTCGCGGCGTCGGTTTTCGCGATCGTCGCGGCGGTGATCGGCAGGATCGGTTTCGGCAGGCAACTTCCGTTCGGGCCGTTCCTGGTGATGGGGGCGGTGGCGTGGATGTTCGGCGGGTGGAAGCTGTGGCAGTGGTACATCAGCCTGCTGGGGCCGGTGGGGCCTTGA
- a CDS encoding nucleoside deaminase — MSDLSRYMLRAIELARAGMTRGAGGPFGAVVVRDGEIVGEGWNRVLETNDPTAHGEVTAIRDACAKLGTFSLEGCEIHTTGQPCPMCLGAIHWARVGRIYYGFRIEDAAEIGFDDSEFFRQFVLPPEERLIRASELCREEALALAADYMKMPGRRIY, encoded by the coding sequence ATGAGTGACCTGTCGCGATACATGCTGAGGGCGATCGAGCTGGCACGGGCCGGGATGACCCGCGGGGCGGGCGGGCCGTTCGGCGCGGTGGTGGTGCGGGACGGGGAAATCGTCGGGGAGGGGTGGAACCGCGTGCTGGAGACGAATGACCCGACGGCGCACGGGGAGGTGACGGCCATCCGCGACGCGTGCGCGAAGCTGGGGACGTTCTCGCTGGAGGGCTGTGAGATCCACACGACGGGGCAGCCGTGCCCGATGTGCCTGGGGGCGATCCACTGGGCGCGGGTGGGGCGGATCTACTATGGATTCCGTATCGAGGATGCGGCGGAGATCGGCTTCGATGACAGCGAGTTTTTCAGGCAGTTCGTGCTGCCGCCTGAGGAGAGGTTGATCCGCGCGAGCGAGCTGTGCCGGGAGGAGGCGCTGGCGCTGGCGGCGGACTACATGAAGATGCCGGGGCGGAGGATCTATTGA
- the rnpA gene encoding ribonuclease P protein component, producing MRLPRKCSMTDRADFARVKTTGHAKAGRFVILSTLPDPSLDTIRTGFITSKRSAKRAHDRVLMRRRFRALVQKHAPQFTDIRRFLVTIARPGASQATFQEIEEDWVRQARRLGLLPKPASSPPP from the coding sequence ATGCGTCTCCCGAGAAAGTGCAGCATGACAGACCGCGCGGATTTCGCGCGGGTCAAGACCACCGGTCACGCGAAAGCTGGCCGGTTCGTCATTTTAAGCACGTTGCCGGATCCGTCGCTGGACACCATCCGCACCGGTTTCATCACGTCAAAGCGGTCCGCAAAGCGGGCGCATGACCGCGTGCTGATGCGCCGCCGCTTCCGCGCCTTGGTGCAGAAGCACGCCCCGCAGTTCACGGACATCCGGCGTTTCCTGGTCACCATCGCCCGGCCCGGCGCTTCGCAGGCGACATTCCAGGAAATTGAGGAAGATTGGGTCCGCCAGGCACGCCGTCTGGGCCTGCTCCCGAAACCCGCCTCCTCCCCGCCACCGTGA
- a CDS encoding PSD1 domain-containing protein, with protein sequence MHWKIPLLTLIPAVAGAFGTDAPAGYGPKTPFDAARDVLESKCLECHTKKEAKGGLVLEVRQDFITGGDSGESIVPGNPGNSELVKRVRLAADDDEIMPPKKHGPPLSPSEVMALEKWIESGAAWGDASVVMSPRSKTALPPWDAPADPQIASIEAFPKAVTLETAADFHRVVIVARFKDASTHDITKQSKITLADASLASLTGTTLRPQKDGTTKLSIEYRGLKTEVPVTVKDSAKPRPISFQLDVMPVLTAAGCNTGSCHGSARGQDGFHLTLYGFDPKGDHFRLTHEMAGRRINLALPEDSLLLTKADGTVPHTGGKLFEKGSPFHETLVQWIRDGAEYDKGEIPQPLAIEVEPKQMVLTGADIQVPLTVRATYSDGTDRDVSTLSTYSTSNDNSVAIHKSDGVANSKNRGEAFLLARFALFTEGAQAIVIPKDVQYTRPEFPAANYIDPLVADKLHKLRIIPSTVAEDEVFLRRVFLDVVGVPPTTEERTAFLEDKRPNKREVLIDDLISRKEFTEMWVMKWAELMQIRTFQNGGQSVSYKAALGYYNWLRDRIATNMPLNEMVGELLSAKGGTFSSPATNFFQVEQDVMKLTENVAQVFMGTRIQCAQCHNHPFDRWTMDDYYGFASFFAQVKRKPAEDPRERVVYDEGGEIPHLVTKKPVPPKFLGGPKPELKPGESRRESVAGWLAAPDNPWFARNVVNIVWAHFNGVGIVEPVDDVRVSNPPSNPELLDELAKRFVSYNFDLRKLVRDICNSRTYQLSTRTNDTNVDDNRNFSHSMVRRVRAEVLLDSISAVTKTPNKFKGLPLGAKAVQIADGNTTNYFLTTFGRATRATVCSCEVKMEPNLSQALHLLNGDNTHDRIKRGKVVADLLAEKKEPKEIIEQMYLKALSRKPTDTEREKLLAAVAESPKPEDVRDTLEDVFWALLNSKEFIFNH encoded by the coding sequence ATGCACTGGAAGATCCCGCTTCTGACTCTGATCCCCGCTGTGGCAGGTGCCTTTGGCACGGATGCCCCGGCCGGCTATGGCCCGAAGACCCCGTTCGACGCGGCCCGTGACGTGCTGGAAAGCAAGTGCCTGGAGTGCCATACCAAGAAAGAGGCGAAAGGCGGGCTGGTGCTGGAGGTGCGGCAGGATTTCATCACCGGCGGGGATTCCGGTGAGTCCATCGTGCCGGGGAACCCCGGAAACTCGGAGCTGGTGAAGCGGGTGCGGCTGGCGGCGGATGATGACGAGATCATGCCGCCGAAGAAGCACGGCCCGCCGCTTTCCCCATCGGAGGTGATGGCGCTGGAGAAATGGATCGAGTCCGGAGCGGCCTGGGGTGATGCATCCGTGGTGATGTCCCCGCGCTCGAAGACGGCGCTGCCGCCGTGGGACGCGCCGGCGGACCCGCAGATCGCGTCGATCGAGGCGTTCCCAAAAGCGGTGACGCTGGAGACGGCGGCGGATTTCCACCGCGTGGTCATCGTGGCCAGGTTCAAGGACGCCTCCACCCATGACATCACGAAGCAGTCGAAGATCACGCTGGCGGACGCTTCCCTTGCCAGCCTGACGGGCACGACGCTGCGCCCGCAGAAGGACGGGACGACGAAGCTTTCCATCGAATACCGCGGCCTGAAAACCGAAGTGCCGGTGACCGTCAAGGACTCCGCGAAGCCACGCCCGATCTCCTTCCAACTGGATGTGATGCCGGTGCTGACGGCGGCGGGGTGCAACACGGGCTCCTGCCACGGCTCCGCGCGCGGTCAGGATGGATTCCACCTGACACTCTACGGCTTCGACCCGAAGGGCGACCACTTCCGCCTGACCCATGAAATGGCGGGCCGCCGCATCAACCTCGCGCTGCCGGAGGACTCCCTGCTGCTGACGAAGGCGGACGGCACGGTGCCGCACACGGGCGGCAAGCTGTTCGAGAAAGGCTCCCCGTTCCATGAGACGCTGGTCCAGTGGATCCGCGACGGTGCGGAGTATGACAAGGGGGAGATCCCGCAGCCGCTCGCCATCGAGGTCGAGCCGAAGCAGATGGTCCTGACCGGCGCGGATATCCAGGTGCCGCTGACGGTGCGCGCGACCTACTCCGACGGCACCGACCGGGATGTGAGCACGCTTTCCACCTACTCCACCTCCAACGACAACTCCGTGGCGATCCACAAGTCGGACGGCGTGGCGAACTCGAAGAACCGGGGGGAGGCGTTCCTGCTGGCCCGCTTCGCGTTGTTCACGGAGGGCGCCCAGGCGATCGTGATCCCGAAGGATGTGCAATACACGCGCCCGGAGTTCCCCGCCGCGAACTACATCGACCCGTTGGTGGCGGACAAGCTGCACAAGCTGCGCATCATCCCGTCCACGGTGGCGGAGGATGAGGTGTTCCTGCGCCGGGTGTTCCTGGACGTGGTGGGCGTGCCGCCGACGACGGAGGAACGCACCGCGTTCCTGGAGGACAAGCGTCCGAACAAGCGGGAGGTCCTCATCGACGACCTGATTTCCCGGAAGGAATTCACGGAGATGTGGGTGATGAAATGGGCGGAGCTGATGCAGATCCGCACGTTCCAGAACGGCGGCCAGTCCGTCTCCTACAAGGCCGCGCTGGGCTATTACAACTGGCTGCGTGACCGCATCGCCACGAACATGCCGCTCAACGAGATGGTGGGTGAGCTGCTGTCCGCGAAGGGCGGCACCTTCTCCAGCCCGGCGACGAATTTCTTCCAGGTGGAGCAGGACGTCATGAAGCTGACGGAAAACGTCGCGCAGGTCTTCATGGGCACGCGCATCCAGTGCGCGCAGTGCCACAACCACCCGTTCGACCGCTGGACGATGGATGACTACTATGGCTTCGCCTCGTTCTTCGCGCAGGTGAAGCGGAAGCCCGCGGAAGACCCGCGCGAGCGCGTGGTCTATGACGAGGGCGGGGAGATCCCCCACCTGGTGACGAAGAAGCCGGTGCCGCCGAAGTTCCTGGGCGGGCCGAAGCCGGAGTTGAAGCCGGGCGAGTCCCGCCGGGAGTCCGTCGCGGGCTGGTTGGCCGCCCCGGACAATCCCTGGTTCGCGCGCAACGTGGTGAACATCGTGTGGGCGCACTTCAACGGCGTGGGCATCGTGGAGCCTGTGGATGACGTCCGCGTGTCCAACCCGCCGTCGAACCCCGAACTGCTGGATGAACTGGCGAAGCGCTTCGTTTCCTACAACTTCGACCTGCGGAAGCTGGTGCGCGACATCTGCAACTCCCGCACCTACCAACTGTCCACCCGGACGAACGACACGAACGTGGATGACAACCGGAACTTCTCCCACTCCATGGTGCGACGGGTGCGGGCGGAGGTGCTTCTGGACTCCATCTCCGCGGTGACAAAGACGCCGAACAAGTTCAAGGGCCTGCCTCTGGGCGCGAAGGCGGTGCAGATCGCCGATGGCAACACGACGAACTACTTCCTCACCACCTTCGGCCGGGCGACGCGCGCGACGGTGTGCTCCTGCGAGGTGAAGATGGAGCCGAACCTTTCCCAGGCGCTCCACCTGCTCAACGGTGACAACACCCACGACCGCATCAAGCGCGGCAAGGTGGTGGCCGACCTGCTGGCGGAGAAGAAGGAACCGAAGGAGATCATCGAGCAGATGTACCTGAAGGCGCTGAGCCGGAAACCGACGGACACGGAGCGCGAGAAGCTGCTGGCCGCGGTGGCGGAATCCCCGAAACCGGAAGACGTGCGCGACACCCTGGAAGACGTGTTCTGGGCGCTGCTGAACTCGAAGGAGTTCATCTTCAACCATTGA
- a CDS encoding acetylxylan esterase, translating into MKNPFRILVPVMCAGMLSTLHAKEAGPAWTVRADHENALYQTGETATFTITLGAESKVAPDAELFWTMSKDGVDPKTNGKVKLQDGKATITGKLDEPGFLLCKVSAEADGKGAGGSWGVGFSPDRIGRSMPFPQEFDAFWKDQLDKLAAVPLNPVLTPVGEPKEVESFDTRVDCVGAKVSGYFSRPKGAKPKSLPIILTLHGAGIRSANLPGTAGLASQGMLAMDINAHGIDNGKDEAFYEALGQAELKDYRAIGRDSREKGYFVGMFLRSKRALDFLCSQPEWDGKTVIVSGGSQGGFQAFAAAALDDRVTVMVAHVPAGCDHSGMLANRVAGWPKMVPVADGRPDPAVLEASRYVDNVNFAARCKAKVAIVSAGFVDGVCPPTSVYAAYNELPVKDKVMLDMPGAGHSVPDGVTKKAREIWKERIGM; encoded by the coding sequence ATGAAAAACCCGTTCCGAATCCTGGTCCCCGTGATGTGCGCGGGGATGCTCTCCACCCTGCATGCGAAAGAAGCCGGACCGGCATGGACGGTCCGCGCGGACCATGAGAATGCGCTCTACCAGACGGGCGAGACGGCCACCTTCACCATCACCCTGGGGGCGGAATCCAAGGTCGCTCCGGATGCGGAGTTGTTCTGGACCATGAGCAAGGACGGCGTGGACCCGAAGACGAACGGCAAGGTGAAGCTCCAGGACGGAAAGGCGACCATCACCGGAAAGCTGGATGAGCCGGGCTTCCTGCTGTGCAAGGTGAGCGCGGAGGCGGACGGAAAGGGCGCGGGCGGTTCCTGGGGCGTGGGCTTTTCCCCGGACCGGATCGGCCGCAGCATGCCGTTCCCGCAGGAGTTCGACGCGTTCTGGAAAGACCAGCTCGACAAGCTGGCGGCGGTGCCGCTGAACCCGGTGCTGACCCCGGTGGGCGAGCCGAAGGAAGTGGAGAGCTTTGACACGCGGGTCGATTGCGTCGGCGCGAAGGTGTCCGGTTACTTCTCCCGCCCGAAGGGCGCGAAACCGAAGTCGCTGCCCATCATCCTCACGCTGCACGGCGCGGGCATCCGCAGCGCGAACCTGCCGGGCACGGCGGGCCTGGCCTCCCAGGGCATGCTGGCCATGGACATCAATGCCCACGGCATCGACAACGGCAAGGATGAGGCATTTTACGAAGCGCTGGGACAGGCGGAGCTGAAGGACTACCGCGCGATCGGCCGGGACTCCCGGGAAAAGGGCTACTTCGTCGGCATGTTCCTGCGGTCGAAGCGGGCGCTGGATTTCCTCTGCAGCCAGCCGGAGTGGGACGGAAAGACGGTCATCGTTTCCGGTGGCAGCCAGGGTGGCTTCCAGGCGTTCGCGGCGGCGGCGCTGGATGACCGGGTGACGGTCATGGTCGCGCATGTGCCCGCCGGCTGCGACCACAGCGGCATGCTGGCCAACCGCGTGGCCGGATGGCCGAAGATGGTGCCGGTGGCCGACGGCCGCCCGGACCCCGCCGTGCTGGAGGCGTCCCGCTATGTGGACAACGTGAACTTCGCCGCACGCTGCAAGGCGAAGGTGGCCATCGTTTCCGCTGGCTTCGTCGATGGCGTCTGCCCGCCGACGAGCGTCTATGCCGCCTACAACGAACTGCCGGTGAAGGACAAGGTGATGCTCGACATGCCCGGCGCAGGCCACTCCGTGCCGGATGGCGTGACGAAGAAGGCGCGCGAGATCTGGAAGGAACGCATCGGCATGTGA